The Lycium barbarum isolate Lr01 chromosome 9, ASM1917538v2, whole genome shotgun sequence genome has a segment encoding these proteins:
- the LOC132611930 gene encoding uncharacterized protein LOC132611930, whose amino-acid sequence MTYLRFICYFLDVFNNSLEDCGKENPDMNEEMEEDIISLLSEEIKLQKDVTDDNLEHTSALIMSAKRASSHYQNEMEKCNMGMEPCEGAMERGEAALIEERKLSALWETRAVELGLKEK is encoded by the exons ATGACTTATCTTCGgtttatttgttattttttagATGTCTTCAACAATTCATTGGAAG ACTGTGGTAAAGAAAATCCTGATATGAATGAAGAGATGGAGGAGGATATTATTAGTCTATTGTCAGAGGAAATTAAACTGCAAAAAGATGTCACTGATGACAATCTGGAGCATACGAGTGCTCTAATTATGAGTGCCAAAAGAGCATCTTCGCATTACCAAAATGAAATGGAAAAGTGTAACATGGGGATGGAACCATGTGAAGGTGCTATGGAAAGGGGTGAAGCTGCATTGATAGAAGAGCGTAAGCTCTCTGCATTGTGGGAGACACGAGCGGTTGAGTTAGGATTGAAAGAGAAGTGA